A genomic stretch from uncultured Cohaesibacter sp. includes:
- a CDS encoding LemA family protein yields the protein MAISWVLLGIVVLLGLYVISIYNKLVKTRQMVNEGWSGIDVQLKRRANLIPNLVETVKGYMGHERETLEKVTEMRARAANASKGGAMERSLAEGNLSKALVNLMAVAENYPDLKANEGFLNLQQELSGVEDEIQLARRYYNGTVRNLNTMIDQFPSNIVAGFFSYAKKDYFEVENEEERATPQVKF from the coding sequence ATGGCTATCAGTTGGGTCCTATTGGGGATCGTGGTTCTTTTGGGCCTTTATGTTATTTCCATTTACAACAAGCTGGTCAAAACCAGACAGATGGTCAATGAAGGCTGGTCGGGTATCGACGTGCAATTGAAGCGCCGCGCCAATCTTATTCCCAATCTTGTGGAAACCGTGAAGGGCTATATGGGCCATGAGCGCGAAACGCTGGAAAAGGTCACCGAGATGCGCGCCCGCGCAGCCAATGCCTCCAAGGGCGGCGCGATGGAGCGGTCTTTGGCAGAGGGCAACCTTTCCAAGGCGTTGGTCAATCTGATGGCCGTGGCTGAGAATTATCCGGATCTGAAAGCAAATGAGGGTTTCCTCAATTTGCAGCAGGAACTTTCCGGCGTGGAGGATGAGATTCAGCTTGCTCGCCGCTATTACAACGGCACGGTTCGGAACCTCAACACAATGATCGACCAGTTCCCGTCCAACATCGTTGCGGGCTTCTTCTCCTATGCCAAGAAAGACTATTTCGAGGTTGAGAATGAAGAAGAGCGCGCCACGCCTCAGGTGAAATTCTGA
- a CDS encoding folate-binding protein yields MSQDQILHLANRVVVQLSGSEAEKLLQRLITIDLDDLKPGEVRHGALLTPQGKIAIDFLLSHQAGLFRFDLDREQLGAFIKKMTLYRMRSDVVIEESSERVGVAFVPDADTNALALRDIRSDQLGWRLYGEGAHWQTSPELENAYLARHIAAIVPQAGLDFSLEDAFPHDINMDVLGGLDFGKGCYVGQEVVSRMQHRGTARKRLVRLEADLPIPTSGTKILAGEKPVGAVGAVLDKRALAILRLDRVADALKDGLALTAGGVPLRVELPDYADFSLSA; encoded by the coding sequence ATGTCTCAGGATCAGATCCTTCATCTCGCCAATCGTGTTGTGGTCCAGCTTTCTGGCTCCGAGGCTGAAAAGCTGCTGCAACGGCTCATCACGATTGATCTGGACGATCTGAAACCGGGAGAAGTGCGTCATGGCGCCTTACTGACGCCGCAGGGAAAGATCGCTATCGACTTTCTTCTTTCGCACCAAGCCGGGCTGTTCCGATTTGATCTGGATAGGGAGCAGCTCGGTGCCTTCATCAAGAAGATGACACTCTATCGCATGCGGTCTGATGTGGTGATCGAGGAAAGCAGCGAGCGCGTTGGCGTTGCTTTTGTGCCCGATGCTGACACTAATGCGCTGGCCCTGCGCGACATCCGGTCCGATCAGCTTGGCTGGCGGCTTTACGGCGAGGGGGCTCACTGGCAAACCTCACCGGAATTGGAGAATGCCTATCTTGCCCGCCACATTGCGGCGATTGTGCCGCAGGCCGGTCTGGATTTCTCGCTCGAAGATGCCTTCCCGCACGACATCAATATGGATGTGTTGGGCGGGCTTGATTTTGGCAAGGGCTGCTATGTAGGGCAAGAAGTGGTCTCGCGCATGCAACATCGTGGCACGGCTCGCAAACGCCTCGTGCGCCTCGAAGCGGATCTGCCGATCCCCACTAGCGGCACCAAAATCCTTGCCGGTGAAAAGCCGGTCGGCGCGGTCGGTGCGGTGCTGGACAAACGCGCCTTGGCCATTCTACGACTGGATCGGGTGGCCGATGCCCTCAAGGACGGGCTGGCGCTAACGGCAGGCGGCGTGCCTTTGCGGGTCGAACTGCCTGACTATGCCGATTTCTCCCTCTCTGCGTAA
- a CDS encoding FecR domain-containing protein, whose amino-acid sequence MRRILFVLVFFLILPLQTHAQSSASWTVQKITGVAYIAQKGQKAIKVRKGSVLHPGQTLSTENRTRLLLVRGKERIQVGSGAIMAIPPAKYIQPGKTLILQQSGRLQLTVNKKDVKHFAVKTPYLTAVVKGTVFTVEVARNRSEVSVNRGRVEVSDGATGNTTEITRGQKAAVARAATGKTEMTVQAKGKKPTIRQIKAKVTKPNFYATVQVKGKIMALKPGSKAATTSVKDVRSEVTAAASPASRFGNRNKAGKSNNTSSNNGSSNNGKSNTSSNSSSNNGKSSASSNASSNNGKSNASSNGKSNASSNASSNNGKSSASSNASSNNGKSNASSNASSNNGKSSKNK is encoded by the coding sequence ATGCGGCGCATTTTATTCGTTCTCGTCTTTTTTCTGATCCTGCCATTGCAAACGCATGCGCAATCGAGCGCGAGCTGGACCGTGCAGAAGATTACCGGTGTTGCCTATATCGCGCAGAAGGGCCAGAAAGCCATCAAGGTGCGCAAAGGGTCCGTACTCCATCCCGGGCAGACGCTCTCGACCGAGAACCGCACGCGCCTGTTGCTGGTTCGGGGCAAGGAACGCATTCAGGTCGGTTCCGGCGCTATCATGGCGATACCACCGGCAAAATATATCCAGCCCGGAAAAACCCTCATCCTGCAACAGAGTGGCCGTCTGCAACTGACCGTCAATAAAAAGGACGTAAAGCATTTCGCCGTGAAGACGCCTTATCTGACAGCAGTGGTCAAGGGTACAGTCTTTACCGTTGAAGTCGCACGGAACCGTTCCGAGGTTTCGGTCAACAGGGGCCGTGTGGAAGTTTCTGATGGCGCAACTGGCAACACGACAGAAATCACTCGCGGCCAAAAAGCTGCCGTTGCCAGAGCGGCAACTGGCAAGACTGAAATGACTGTTCAGGCCAAGGGCAAGAAGCCGACCATCCGACAAATCAAGGCAAAGGTCACAAAGCCGAACTTTTATGCCACCGTTCAGGTGAAGGGCAAAATCATGGCCCTGAAACCAGGAAGCAAAGCGGCTACCACATCCGTGAAGGACGTCCGATCGGAAGTAACCGCTGCGGCCTCTCCTGCCTCCCGTTTCGGCAATAGAAACAAAGCTGGCAAAAGCAACAATACGTCCAGTAACAATGGGTCTAGCAACAACGGCAAGAGCAATACCAGCAGCAACTCATCCAGCAACAACGGCAAGAGCAGTGCCAGCAGCAACGCGTCCAGCAACAACGGCAAGAGCAATGCCAGCAGCAACGGCAAGAGCAATGCTAGCAGCAACGCGTCCAGCAACAACGGCAAGAGCAGTGCCAGCAGCAACGCATCCAGCAACAACGGCAAGAGCAATGCCAGCAGCAATGCGTCCAGCAACAACGGCAAGTCGTCTAAAAATAAATGA
- a CDS encoding ChaN family lipoprotein, whose product MTSKNRHSFSLLHGGLILLRDGVNTAFLLGLTFLLALVVCSMPSLARTVPGEKPMLLSEHPLSGSLWRMDTAKRATPEALYDAISDADYLLLGETHDNPRHHALQAQIIDEVGAQGREAKVVFEMLEPSQQPLVNAVARYINHHGGSDMVNLPKRLAALRDDLHWKDRGWPDWALYQPLFASAITHAMPIFAGNPERADVRALGQSGKLPAHLQEDLQWDHTYNKAQSESLTDELVSAHCGMISRDAVGPMMKMQRFKDAHMARAMRSGHQDGSLAILMAGKGHTRKDRGVPIFLEASAKVVSIGFVEVVRGAKKPSAYDAFDPALYDWIWFTPRVDEIDPCDKFKTQLNKMHKGNKTQKDK is encoded by the coding sequence ATGACCAGCAAGAACAGACATTCGTTCTCTCTCTTGCACGGGGGCCTTATACTGCTACGCGATGGCGTGAACACAGCATTTCTGCTCGGCCTCACCTTCCTCCTCGCCCTTGTCGTTTGTTCCATGCCGTCTCTGGCCCGAACTGTTCCCGGGGAAAAACCCATGTTGCTTAGCGAACATCCTTTGTCCGGAAGCCTTTGGCGCATGGATACCGCAAAACGCGCAACGCCAGAGGCCCTATATGACGCCATCAGCGACGCAGATTATCTTCTGCTTGGCGAGACGCATGACAATCCACGCCATCATGCCCTGCAGGCACAGATAATAGATGAAGTCGGAGCCCAGGGCCGCGAGGCGAAAGTTGTGTTCGAGATGCTTGAGCCCTCCCAACAGCCCCTCGTGAATGCCGTCGCGCGATATATAAATCACCATGGCGGGTCAGATATGGTCAATTTGCCCAAACGCCTTGCGGCTCTGAGAGACGACTTGCATTGGAAAGACCGCGGCTGGCCCGACTGGGCTCTCTATCAGCCGTTATTTGCCAGTGCCATCACCCATGCCATGCCGATTTTCGCCGGCAACCCCGAAAGAGCCGATGTGAGAGCTTTGGGACAATCAGGAAAATTGCCAGCTCATCTTCAGGAAGACCTGCAATGGGACCACACCTATAACAAGGCTCAGAGCGAGAGCCTGACAGATGAATTGGTCTCCGCCCATTGCGGCATGATCAGCCGGGATGCCGTTGGCCCCATGATGAAGATGCAACGCTTCAAGGATGCGCATATGGCCCGGGCAATGCGAAGCGGCCATCAGGATGGCTCCCTTGCCATCCTGATGGCAGGCAAGGGGCACACTCGCAAGGATCGCGGTGTTCCGATATTTCTGGAAGCCAGTGCCAAGGTGGTTTCGATTGGCTTTGTCGAAGTGGTCCGAGGCGCAAAGAAGCCTTCGGCTTATGACGCTTTCGATCCCGCCCTTTATGACTGGATCTGGTTTACGCCTCGGGTCGATGAAATAGACCCTTGTGACAAATTCAAAACCCAGCTGAATAAAATGCATAAAGGCAATAAAACTCAAAAAGACAAGTAA
- the moaB gene encoding molybdenum cofactor biosynthesis protein B, protein MAYSHSPHSDEPRSFIPMKIAILTVSDTRTLADDKSGQTLVDRLQAAGHSLADRAIVKDDVEAIQAQAKKWIADEGVDVIISTGGTGFTGRDVTPEAMAPLFDKQMDGFSWLFHKISFETIGTSTIQSRATAGLAGTTFIFSIPGSSGACKDAWDGILVHQLDYRHQPCNFVEIMPRLDEHLKRAKLRP, encoded by the coding sequence ATGGCCTATTCCCACTCTCCCCATTCCGACGAACCGCGCTCTTTCATCCCGATGAAAATTGCCATCCTGACCGTGTCTGATACGCGCACGCTGGCAGACGACAAATCTGGCCAAACCCTCGTCGACCGGCTACAGGCCGCCGGGCATAGTCTGGCAGATCGGGCCATCGTGAAAGATGATGTCGAGGCCATTCAGGCTCAAGCCAAGAAGTGGATTGCCGACGAGGGGGTAGATGTCATCATTTCGACGGGCGGAACCGGCTTTACCGGCCGCGACGTGACGCCAGAAGCCATGGCCCCGCTCTTTGACAAACAGATGGACGGCTTTTCATGGCTATTCCACAAAATCTCGTTTGAAACCATCGGCACATCGACCATCCAGTCGCGGGCAACGGCGGGCCTAGCGGGCACGACCTTCATTTTCAGCATTCCCGGCTCTAGTGGCGCCTGCAAGGATGCGTGGGATGGGATTTTGGTCCACCAGCTCGACTATCGCCATCAGCCATGCAATTTCGTGGAAATCATGCCGCGCCTTGATGAGCATCTCAAGCGGGCAAAGCTGCGCCCATAA
- a CDS encoding TIGR01459 family HAD-type hydrolase: MSSRIAGLSAIAPNYKGLLSDIWGVLHNGQTVNDCTVEALTTFRKDFGKVILITNAPRPSAQICAQLDSLGVPRDCYDAVVTSGDVTRAELTKTDKKRVFHLGHERNLPLFEGLGLELVGEDEAEMICCTSLLDNLTETPDNYDALLHRLAKRHLPFVCANPDRIADQGGKLVYCAGALADRYEAYGGEIIMAGKPEAPIYEASLAKFAEINGAPIAKSDILIIGDAMPTDMRGGHYQKIDSLFITAGIHAQDFGPMEAPDDERVSLRLTHEDVETVGFMTRLAW; encoded by the coding sequence ATGTCTTCCCGCATCGCTGGCCTTTCAGCCATTGCGCCGAATTACAAGGGACTATTGTCCGACATCTGGGGTGTTCTGCACAACGGGCAAACCGTCAACGACTGTACGGTCGAAGCGCTCACCACCTTCCGAAAGGACTTTGGCAAGGTCATCCTGATCACCAACGCGCCGCGTCCATCGGCCCAGATCTGCGCGCAGCTTGATAGCCTAGGCGTGCCGCGTGATTGCTATGATGCAGTCGTCACCTCGGGTGATGTGACAAGGGCCGAGCTTACAAAAACGGATAAGAAGCGGGTGTTCCATTTGGGTCATGAGCGCAATCTGCCGCTGTTTGAAGGCCTTGGTCTGGAGCTGGTCGGGGAAGACGAGGCGGAGATGATCTGCTGCACCAGTCTTCTGGACAACCTGACCGAGACACCAGACAATTACGACGCGCTGCTGCATCGCCTTGCAAAACGGCATCTGCCCTTTGTCTGCGCCAATCCTGACAGGATTGCCGATCAAGGCGGTAAACTGGTCTATTGCGCCGGTGCGTTGGCCGATCGTTATGAAGCCTATGGCGGCGAGATCATCATGGCGGGCAAACCCGAAGCCCCGATCTATGAGGCATCTCTGGCTAAATTCGCCGAAATCAATGGCGCTCCGATTGCCAAATCCGACATCCTGATCATCGGGGACGCCATGCCGACAGATATGCGCGGTGGCCATTACCAGAAGATCGATTCCCTGTTCATCACAGCGGGCATTCATGCGCAGGATTTCGGCCCCATGGAGGCGCCCGATGACGAGCGTGTCAGCCTACGCCTCACCCATGAGGATGTGGAAACCGTTGGCTTCATGACCCGCCTTGCCTGGTAG
- a CDS encoding PA0069 family radical SAM protein has product MEDADPFVGFQVDPDLHKGKRIRGRGTRSNKAGRFEPYQTEPVDDGWSLPDGEEPLPPLRTEVQEEKSRTIITRNDSPDIPFDRSINPYRGCEHGCIYCFARPTHAYLGLSPGLDFESKLFVKPDAADQLKRELSAPGYRPRPIAIGTNTDPYQPVERDYRLMPDILDVLEETGHPVAIVTKSALILRDLDKLKALNERNLVKVALSVTTLDNRLSRAMEPRAASPKRRLETIARLAEAGIPTSVMVAPVIPALNDSEVEAILTAAYEAGAREAGTILLRLPNEVSPLFQDWLLHHYPDRYRHVMNILRSMRGGKDYDSRMGLRMKGTGPFAELLHKRVDVVCRKLGYNTRRTRLSLKHFVGPKRREAQLSLF; this is encoded by the coding sequence ATGGAGGACGCAGATCCGTTTGTAGGTTTTCAGGTCGACCCAGACCTGCATAAGGGGAAGCGTATTCGCGGCAGGGGAACCCGCTCCAACAAGGCGGGTCGGTTCGAGCCGTATCAGACAGAACCGGTGGATGATGGCTGGTCTCTGCCAGATGGAGAGGAGCCGCTGCCGCCCCTGCGTACCGAGGTGCAGGAAGAGAAATCCCGCACCATCATAACGCGCAACGATTCCCCGGATATCCCCTTTGACCGGTCCATCAATCCCTATCGCGGATGCGAACATGGCTGCATCTATTGCTTTGCGCGGCCAACGCACGCCTATTTGGGGCTGTCTCCGGGGCTGGATTTCGAGAGCAAACTCTTCGTCAAGCCCGATGCTGCCGACCAGCTAAAGCGGGAACTCTCAGCGCCGGGATATCGCCCCCGACCAATTGCCATTGGCACCAATACCGATCCCTATCAGCCAGTGGAACGGGACTATCGCCTGATGCCTGATATTCTTGATGTCCTCGAAGAAACGGGGCATCCGGTTGCGATCGTTACCAAGTCTGCGCTTATCCTGCGCGATCTGGACAAGCTCAAAGCGCTGAACGAACGCAATCTGGTCAAGGTGGCTTTATCTGTGACGACCCTTGATAACCGCTTGTCTCGCGCCATGGAACCGCGCGCGGCGAGCCCGAAGAGACGTCTTGAAACCATCGCCAGATTGGCTGAGGCAGGCATTCCGACCTCAGTCATGGTGGCGCCGGTCATTCCGGCACTCAACGACAGCGAGGTGGAGGCCATTCTGACTGCAGCCTATGAAGCCGGAGCGCGGGAAGCGGGCACCATCCTGCTGCGTCTGCCCAATGAGGTTAGCCCGTTATTTCAGGATTGGCTGTTGCATCACTATCCGGATCGCTACCGTCATGTGATGAATATCTTGCGATCCATGCGTGGCGGCAAGGATTATGACAGTCGAATGGGGCTGCGTATGAAAGGCACCGGGCCTTTTGCAGAGCTTCTTCATAAACGCGTCGATGTCGTGTGCAGAAAGCTTGGCTATAACACCAGACGCACGCGCCTATCCTTGAAACATTTTGTTGGCCCCAAGAGAAGAGAAGCCCAACTATCTCTATTCTGA
- a CDS encoding YitT family protein → MTTNAPLNEQNTSTKKPNDKHSLFDDVQGLTFGVFACSLGMVFLTHLGFLTGQTAGLALLISYLTDYDFGTVFFLVNIPFYWFTYHRMGTRFTIKSIICVVGMSAMMKFVSPAISFEHLDPLVGILAFGAMVGAGLLAIIRHEGSLGGVGAMAVTIQEFTGFRAGYVQQLLDLAIFATALFFFPWRIIAWSVLGSIVLNSIIAINHRRDRYIGR, encoded by the coding sequence ATGACAACCAACGCCCCTCTTAACGAACAAAACACGTCTACCAAAAAGCCCAATGATAAGCACAGCCTCTTTGATGATGTGCAAGGACTGACCTTCGGGGTTTTTGCCTGTTCGCTTGGTATGGTGTTTCTTACCCATCTTGGTTTTCTGACCGGACAAACCGCGGGGCTGGCGCTGCTGATTTCCTACCTGACCGACTATGATTTCGGAACGGTCTTCTTTCTGGTCAATATTCCCTTCTACTGGTTTACCTACCATCGCATGGGCACGCGCTTTACCATCAAGTCGATCATTTGCGTGGTCGGCATGTCTGCAATGATGAAGTTCGTTTCCCCGGCCATCAGCTTCGAGCATCTTGATCCGCTTGTTGGCATTCTCGCCTTTGGCGCCATGGTGGGGGCTGGCCTTCTCGCCATTATCCGCCATGAAGGCAGTCTGGGTGGCGTCGGAGCGATGGCGGTCACCATTCAGGAATTCACCGGCTTTCGGGCAGGCTATGTGCAGCAATTGCTGGATCTGGCCATCTTCGCCACTGCGCTGTTCTTCTTTCCATGGCGAATTATCGCCTGGTCGGTGCTCGGCTCCATCGTGCTCAATTCCATCATTGCCATCAATCACCGGCGGGATCGCTATATCGGGCGCTAG
- a CDS encoding EAL domain-containing protein translates to MQRLGAVFIAICMVAISLSVGVMLHFKFGLSITEASPFSFGMLLALLLVHYQISRVRDRMMLDEQMDDLTRLKLALTKEVQDVREMARELDSTVSGRLEKEVEPILAELDVIGTLVKQLAESCADLDERVQQGEGHVAEVNAKLMAATSSVKELEEHLRANARSLAAKYDKPVQAPARPEAQPVAPAYAAPERSYQEPAEPEPVEQEPQFRSYEQEQLAPVASPTRSVNDAVAGPFTEKKEQPVSPEDEAKVRRALALGRIELYMQPIVALPMRKPQFYEALTRLKTDEDEAITPDIFLPVCRQNGFLPMLDRLAVNEAFRLLRRLSDRGHPVELFCNLALESLADSDFFALMRDLFDQNRDLAPYVILEFSQADLRKFGLMEEETLKLLSSMGFRFSVDRVTNLAAGFDEFAQKGVKFAKIAAPILTHRDAGRGLDIHPADFSRLLSRKGMDLIVTHVESESDLVSLIDYNVHLAQGDHFAPAKALKGNPVGARGNEQAGTVSQQQQAAALSRTPMRPSQFSRMSGGAGEPAANRASPVDRLSQFPEQSRLQAPASPSARAATPPPMPSGMAPQRAPERPSRPASPSSEPQARNNGAERTLGENPRVAEALRAMASEDTNNSETRDHFRAVLAEAAGLINPGEASGQAGGGAAPAVRAASRDRMQPQRSVGQSGRLPAADEFGLKTGTDRGQFIEVS, encoded by the coding sequence ATGCAAAGGCTAGGGGCCGTTTTTATCGCCATTTGTATGGTCGCCATCTCCTTGTCTGTCGGCGTCATGTTGCATTTCAAGTTCGGTCTGTCGATTACTGAAGCTTCGCCCTTTTCCTTCGGCATGTTGCTTGCTCTTCTATTGGTGCATTACCAGATTTCCCGCGTGCGTGATCGCATGATGCTTGATGAGCAGATGGACGACCTCACCCGCCTCAAGCTTGCTCTTACAAAGGAAGTGCAGGATGTGCGCGAGATGGCGCGCGAACTGGACAGCACCGTGTCTGGCCGCCTTGAAAAGGAAGTGGAACCCATTCTGGCGGAACTGGATGTCATTGGCACGCTGGTCAAACAATTGGCCGAAAGCTGCGCCGATCTTGATGAGCGCGTGCAGCAGGGCGAAGGACATGTGGCCGAGGTCAATGCAAAGCTGATGGCTGCAACAAGTTCCGTAAAGGAATTGGAGGAACATTTGCGCGCCAACGCGCGCTCTCTGGCAGCGAAATATGACAAGCCGGTGCAAGCGCCAGCCCGTCCCGAAGCCCAGCCAGTCGCGCCCGCCTATGCCGCGCCTGAAAGGTCTTATCAGGAGCCGGCGGAGCCGGAACCGGTAGAACAGGAGCCTCAGTTCCGCTCTTATGAGCAAGAGCAGCTTGCTCCTGTAGCTTCTCCTACTAGATCCGTAAATGATGCCGTCGCAGGACCATTTACAGAAAAAAAGGAACAGCCGGTTTCCCCGGAAGACGAAGCCAAGGTGCGCCGCGCCCTGGCGCTTGGTCGTATCGAGCTCTATATGCAGCCGATTGTTGCCTTGCCCATGCGCAAGCCCCAATTCTACGAGGCTTTGACACGGCTCAAGACAGACGAGGATGAGGCGATCACGCCGGACATTTTCCTGCCCGTCTGTCGTCAAAACGGCTTCTTGCCCATGCTGGACCGACTGGCTGTCAACGAGGCGTTTCGCCTGTTGCGCCGTCTGTCAGATCGAGGCCATCCGGTCGAGCTTTTCTGCAATCTTGCTCTGGAGAGCCTCGCCGATAGCGACTTTTTCGCCCTGATGCGGGATCTGTTCGATCAGAACCGGGATCTGGCGCCTTATGTGATCCTTGAATTCTCGCAGGCGGACTTGCGTAAATTCGGTCTGATGGAGGAAGAGACCCTCAAGTTGCTCAGCTCCATGGGCTTCCGCTTCTCGGTGGATCGTGTTACCAATCTGGCCGCTGGCTTTGATGAATTCGCGCAAAAGGGCGTCAAGTTCGCCAAGATCGCTGCGCCGATCCTGACCCACCGGGACGCTGGTCGCGGGCTGGATATTCATCCCGCCGATTTCTCCCGCCTGTTGTCACGCAAGGGGATGGACCTGATTGTCACCCATGTGGAAAGCGAAAGCGATCTGGTCAGTCTGATCGACTATAATGTCCATCTTGCTCAGGGCGATCATTTCGCACCAGCCAAGGCCCTCAAGGGGAACCCGGTCGGCGCGCGCGGCAACGAGCAGGCAGGCACGGTGTCCCAACAGCAACAGGCTGCGGCCCTATCGCGCACGCCAATGCGCCCATCGCAGTTCTCGCGTATGTCCGGCGGGGCCGGAGAACCTGCTGCAAATCGAGCTTCGCCTGTTGATCGCCTGTCCCAGTTTCCCGAACAATCCCGGCTTCAGGCACCTGCGTCTCCTTCGGCCCGAGCGGCCACACCACCGCCTATGCCATCCGGAATGGCGCCGCAACGGGCACCAGAGCGTCCATCCCGACCGGCTTCCCCCTCAAGCGAGCCGCAAGCAAGGAATAACGGGGCGGAGCGCACTCTGGGGGAAAATCCCCGCGTAGCAGAAGCTCTGCGCGCCATGGCCTCAGAAGACACCAACAATAGCGAAACACGCGATCATTTCCGCGCCGTTCTGGCCGAAGCTGCAGGGCTTATCAATCCGGGCGAGGCCTCCGGACAGGCCGGTGGTGGCGCAGCTCCCGCCGTACGTGCCGCCTCTCGGGATCGCATGCAGCCGCAGCGTAGTGTTGGCCAGTCTGGTCGGTTGCCTGCTGCGGATGAGTTCGGTTTGAAAACAGGGACTGATCGCGGCCAGTTTATCGAAGTGTCCTGA
- a CDS encoding ATP-dependent Clp protease proteolytic subunit, producing MSEENEKKSEDSMGKDAAEALFKSRSVFIYGEVTQEMAQKVSAQLLAMAATSDEDIKVFINSPGGHVESGDCMHDIIKFIKPKVWIIGTGWVASAGALVYISAPVERRVCLPNTRFLLHQPSGGARGMASDIEIQAREIIKMNERLNKLFSEATGQTIEKIAADTDRDYWLSAEEAKAYGLVSKIITSHTEVG from the coding sequence ATGAGCGAAGAAAATGAAAAAAAGTCGGAAGACTCTATGGGCAAGGATGCGGCCGAGGCCCTGTTCAAATCCCGATCCGTCTTCATTTACGGAGAGGTGACGCAGGAAATGGCCCAGAAGGTGAGCGCCCAGTTGCTCGCCATGGCAGCCACCAGCGACGAAGATATCAAGGTCTTTATCAATTCTCCAGGTGGCCATGTCGAGTCTGGCGACTGCATGCATGACATCATCAAATTCATCAAGCCGAAGGTCTGGATTATCGGAACCGGCTGGGTCGCCTCCGCTGGTGCCCTTGTTTATATCTCCGCTCCGGTCGAGCGTCGCGTTTGCCTGCCAAACACCCGCTTCCTGTTGCACCAACCATCCGGCGGTGCACGCGGCATGGCCTCTGACATCGAAATTCAGGCCCGCGAAATCATCAAGATGAATGAGCGCCTCAACAAACTCTTCTCGGAAGCCACCGGCCAGACGATTGAAAAAATAGCAGCCGATACCGACCGCGATTACTGGCTCTCTGCCGAAGAAGCCAAAGCCTATGGCCTCGTTTCCAAAATCATCACCTCACACACCGAAGTCGGCTGA
- a CDS encoding glycine--tRNA ligase subunit alpha yields MTDILAPHMQPERSFQGMVLALQKYWADYGCAVLQPYDMEVGAGTLHPSTTLRALGPRPWNVAYVQPSRRPTDGRYGENPNRLQHYYQFQVLLKPSPQELQDLYLGSLKVIGIDSSIHDVRFVEDDWENPTTGSWGLGWECWCDGMEVSQFTYFQQVAGIECAPVAGELTYGLERLAMYVQGVDNVYDLNFNGRDGEERITYGDVFLQTEQEYSRHNFEYANTEMLFRHFSDAEAECRSLLAQGEKAGSEAGLHYCVFPAYDQCIKASHVFNLLDARGVVSVTERQSYILRVRELAKSCGEAFLKTKAGGLGYKG; encoded by the coding sequence ATGACCGACATTCTTGCCCCTCACATGCAGCCAGAACGTTCTTTTCAGGGCATGGTTCTGGCGCTGCAGAAATATTGGGCCGATTACGGCTGCGCAGTTCTTCAGCCCTATGACATGGAAGTCGGTGCCGGTACGCTCCATCCGTCAACCACTCTACGTGCCCTTGGGCCTCGCCCTTGGAACGTTGCTTATGTGCAGCCCTCCCGCCGACCGACCGATGGACGCTATGGCGAGAACCCAAACCGTCTGCAGCATTATTACCAGTTTCAGGTGCTTTTGAAGCCAAGCCCACAAGAACTGCAGGATCTCTATCTTGGGTCGCTCAAGGTGATTGGCATCGATAGCTCCATTCATGACGTCCGCTTCGTGGAAGATGACTGGGAAAACCCGACGACCGGCTCATGGGGCCTTGGTTGGGAATGCTGGTGTGATGGCATGGAAGTGTCACAGTTCACTTATTTCCAGCAAGTGGCCGGTATTGAATGTGCCCCTGTTGCCGGTGAGCTGACCTATGGTCTGGAGCGTCTGGCCATGTATGTGCAGGGCGTGGACAATGTTTACGACCTCAACTTCAATGGCCGCGATGGCGAAGAACGCATCACCTATGGCGATGTCTTCCTGCAGACCGAGCAAGAATATTCCCGCCATAATTTCGAATATGCCAACACCGAAATGCTGTTCCGTCACTTTTCTGATGCTGAAGCCGAATGCCGGTCTCTTCTGGCGCAGGGCGAAAAAGCCGGTAGCGAAGCTGGCCTGCATTATTGTGTTTTCCCGGCTTATGACCAGTGCATCAAGGCATCCCACGTCTTCAACCTGCTCGACGCGCGGGGCGTCGTCTCGGTGACTGAACGCCAGAGCTATATTCTGCGCGTGCGCGAATTGGCAAAGTCGTGCGGTGAAGCCTTCCTCAAAACCAAGGCCGGTGGTCTTGGTTATAAAGGCTAA